agaTTTTAACAGAAACGAGCTAAAAGATATACCATTTACGAGGATATACGTTAAGAAATGCTTcttagttataaaatttaataatcaaattatttaattttaattttaattatttgtattagAATATAAgttcaagtttaaatttaaaattataatattaattaaaataattattctcgTAAATTACTCAAaggaatgaataaaaaatttgaaatcaaattcaatTAACTTGCCATCTACCGTAGTGTTAGTAATAGGTTAACACCTTATACTATAGTTaaagttttgtatttttatgttcactttacaatttatatttgaGATTCGtgattataaatttcacaatattttctgtaaaatttaaaagtaaaattaatgatgatataaatgaaacaatttaaatattgaCGAATTTCAAAAtctgaaagaaaaatatattagtgCAAATTATTACATCTCTTTATACAACATGTTACGACATCACActgtaatattaaaatagtatgggtaactttttaagttttggaaattttaacttgtaattatttgactaatatgcatattataaaagtttaacagatacatttatatatatatatatatatatatatatatatatatatatatttaaggcaCTTTAGATGCATAGGTCTCATACAccatcaattaataataaaatgacataTTATTATtggtgtaaaataaaaatattgaagaactcaaaataaataatattaaatttgttaaacataactaaatattaattataattttttgggttcagtgtttcaagttttaaaatttaggtttaggtttttgggttttaaaattcaaatttcgtatttaattttttacattttatatttaatgattataattataattttattttaaaccctttaatattttttgttttacatAAGGGATGATgtattatcttattattaaatgatggtACATAAAATCTATGCACTATAGTGCATCAAATATTcactcataaaataaacatttaagaatttataatataaataatattatattatattgagtagttctatatataatacaaaattttctaatgtttattaaaatacttaattttagtacatttttGTGGGGAGCGTAACGTAAAATTTTCCAAGAGATTCGTTCGTTTGGATGGGaaactaagtttttttttttttaaggttgttGCAATGCAAGTCTCGTGATTGCATGTTTCTTGGCATATTAGAATATGAAGATGAGAAAATTCATGGTCGATGTTACGTGAATATATGGTCCAAGCACGCAACTGCCATTACCAAATTAGCAAATTCTCAAAGTTCCTTTTCAAGCTTCAAATATGCTAAGGccgaataaaattattattaaataggtgtaaaatcctaaaaaaaaaagaaattaaaaaattgtactTGTCCTCACAAATTTCGACGTTTTTCTATAgctatattttaataaaaggataaaatggtacaattttttaaaagattatagaataaataagtaattataaaataaattactttaGAAGAGATAAAAGAGTTATAATAATAAGAACATAAATTACTACTTGCCTAACCTATTAAAGCTTCCTTAAACCATAGGTTAAACttggattgatttttttaaatttgaaataatccAAGTCAAATTacattcttttaataaaattatcttcatttaaatttaattataaatataataataaaatgaattttcatATCCTATTTCGAGCTTGGTGAGGCAAAAAATAGaccaacaaaaatgaaaatgctCTAGACTCGATAAGCATCGTACTATTGAACCATTTTATATACTCTAAATATCTCAAATTTGTAGACAAGTTTATGAGGATTGCTGACTATGGTCTGTATTTATAAAGGGCTTATGTTTATACTAATCTATGAGGACAGTTCAAACAAGGGTACGTGTGGTAAGTCCAAAATCAATCTGAAAGTAAATCTTATGGTTTGAGCTGTTTTTAACTATTATAAAAAGAAGGGTTAGAGGAAAGAACAAACCAATTTGAATGATGAGAAAATCGAATATCTGCGATTCTGGTTCAGGTTCAAGCAACATGTCAAAGGAGTTGTTGAGAGATTCTGATTGAAACAATTTCCCCTTCAGCTCCAGCTCTCATGGTATGGTACTTTATTAAGACGCCTGCTtcttggaaaaaaacaaaacaaaacaaaacaaaaaaaacccgAGCAATCacaataaattaagtaatatcCGTACAACTAATTTGAACGTTTAGTATatatattgagttttaattcgattggtatgggtattattgtcaatgcaggaagatGTGGGTAGAAAAAGTGCTATCAGTAATTTTAGACATACTCTTAAGTGgatatggtaaaaaaaaatatatattttgtagaTTGTGGAGTTTGTTAccttgattttcttgtaaattgGTGTTGACTGCGACTGCATGAAGAGCAATGATTGCTTTTGGTTGAAAGTCATTGGGTTGTCCTATCCATGACTTATAATCGAAGATCCCTGTAAGTTTCATTGGCAAAGCTAAATCAGATCCTATAGCATCTTTTGAATGTCTTAAAGTTCAATATATATACCGAACAGAATGAGCAAATTTTAGGTGGAGAATAAGGTTTTACCCGCAGTGGAATTGCTTGTGAGGTACTTGAAGTCAAAAATGGCTCCATAAGCTCCTCGTACTTTCTTTTTGATTTCATGAGATCCAACGAGTTCATAGTCCCAACTCCCATcctggaacccttggttaaggAACAGCTCAATATGCCTTGCATCTAACATCTGCATTGTTCCTACATAAACAATCAAATCTTCTTTACTCCAGGCTCTGCTGCTTCCTTTTAAAAAGAGCAGAAGCTTTTATGAATGCGACACAATTGAAAGTCTAAACTCATGCTCAGCAGATACCAGAAATTTCCCTAAGATAAATTTGGCACCATATAAATCAAAGCAGTAATCTATATTTCAAcaggaaaaaaaatgatatgATGCTTTTATGATTCTGTTAGTGTTACATTTCCATCTCAAAGTCATCAAATGTCAAGCATGATCCTGCCAAATACAACGATTTCCTGTCTAAAGATTCATTTAAAGTGTTTGTATCTGACGCGCATGCATGTTTGAACATTAGGGTATGAACCTTCAAGAACCTTCCAAATACAACAGaaacttaaaaaacaaattaaaacatatcaatGTCGTACATATATTTGTATCTGACACTCATTCCAAGAAAGTAGTTGAGAACAGAACAGAGATCAGCAGAGATGGAATGTAATTCTTGAATACCATAGGCTTTAAACCTTTATTTTCATGTTCATAGCATTACATAAAGAATCTCATACTTTGCATTTTCATGGGCAGTAAGACATTTTCATTGCTCACCTTCACATTTTTCTTGGTCACATACTGGGCATCGAACAAGTtgtaaatctaaaaaaaaaaatcaaccatGTTGAATCGAGAACTTAGATGGAATATCGATCACAACTTAAATAAAGAACATGCATACATCTTACAAGAGATAAAAATGCGAGGCAATAATTTATAGGATTTGAACTGTACCAGCTATCCAGATTCCGGTCTTGATTTTCCTTAGCAGACATGAGCCGCAAGACTGCAACATATCACctatattttcttgttttgggATTTTCACAGATGCACTCATCCTTTGGCTCAGAAATGCTACTTCTGAATCGAATGAAAACGCCCCAATCCGCATCCAATCTGATTTATTCcccaacaaaatcaaaatacattCGCTAGTAAATTGTCCTTGTACTAAGCTCAACATCTGATAATCTCGCTATAAATTGATAATCAATTCAAATGCATCAAACAAAATCTACACCCCAACAAGATTTGAGTACGACAGATATCCAAACATGAACATATGAAGATATGATCATCTAAAAACCCtcgaaataatttaaagaactGATAAATACTCATAAATTTACTCCCAAACTTCGAGTAAAATTGGcaactaaccaatatgtttCTCCTGCTGGCGGAAAATGAAAGAGTGACTTCCATCTGTAGAAGCCATTGgaatttcaatataaaaaacAGTTAATGCGCATACAGGTCTAAGATATCTAAAGAGATTTGATGTTTACCAACAACTGAAGCATAGAGCTTGGACCAACTGAATGCTACGTGACCAGGATCAGGAACCTGAAGATCCCTCAAGCATGTGAACTTCCATATACAATCTTGCATGATAACACTGTTGAACCATTTATTAGTAGCTCCCAGCATCACCAATGATCGTCCATCCAAAAACCTGGCTATGTATGTCCATAGATCCTGCTCATACCTTTTTGAGTATATATGTGAATGAGAGATGATTAATTTTAAGCAACTcaatatggtaaaatttttacaattaataacTGTTTGGTTtctgagaaaataaaaacaaatcgaTATATAAACTTGATTTGGAGCAATCACTTTCTCGAAAATTAGTATGTGAGAATTGAAAATTAAGAGTTCTGTTCTCTGTTTTGAGCGAAAATCTACAAGAACAAACTACAAATGTTGCAACATTTAACCTCCGGTATAAGAAATGAGTAACAGAATTAATGAAAGGAGATTAATGTCGAGGACGTGTTTTCTAACTAAGAAAATTTAACGGATAATAGAAACTAAACCTTCTACTTCCCgagaaaaaaaggaaggaatatgaaaaacattataaaatttgaaaattacgaacgaagattttcaaaaatctgTTAATGTTTAAGATCCCGCCATTTCTAAGCTACCATGCAGATCTTCGAATTAAACAAGCGCACAAGATTGATCATAATGAAAATTAGTGCAGCTAATTCAAAATCAGAGACAAGAATCCACTGGAAGGAAAACATGCATTTAGTGCCGAAACTTAATGAAACAACACTCTCTAGAACTGAACCGTCTTTGAATAGCAGAGACTCGTTTTAAACTTCCAGATCAGTGGTTCATGGAGACCTTTTTTATAGGAAAAAAACAACAGAAatgatttttcttcctttttaacACATCATCGATGCATGATGAAGCGCGAAACTTCGAAAAAATCAGAACTAGTGTCATaaacgaaaaaaaattcattacaaaTTGTTTTAGTTGAATCAGCTAAAACTCGAGTAGGCGAGTAGCTCAAATTCCTTTTGATCATTGTTTGTTTCTTCAGATTCAacttttttatagttaaatgaCATTATCAAGCTTAAATTCCAACTGATATCAGATCAAAATAAACTACACCAGCTCAAAATCTCAaaggaaacaaagaaaagatttgAGAAAATCAATTTGATGAAGCTCCAAATCAAAGAGAGATTTGAGAGATTACCAATTGAAGGTAGAGTGATTGATGCAACGAGGAGAAGAGCAACTGCAAATTCCCTTCGTTCTCTTCAATCGCTTCCTCATTCTTTCAATTGATTTTGAAAGAAGCACATTGGAAATCTCTTGGTATATATAGGAAGCGACGCGCCAAATCATCAGTATTCAAAAgtaattcagaaaaaaaaaaggggaaaaaaatggAACGGATCTGAAATTTGAATCGTGGATTGGGCTTAAATTAATGGATCCTTTTATTGGGCCTATTTAAAGCATTTTGGACCAATTGGGCAGGGAAATAATACACATAATTCTATTCAAAGTATATTGTAATTGGAAGTTGTTGTAGACAATTATTATGGATGAAgaaattaatgttatttaattatgatgTCAAATTTGATGTTGCAACAATTTACTACGATAACAAAGTGTAACAAACATATCTTGAATTTGAAGTTAGAGGACGTGGGTTTGAGTGCACTAAAGCgcattatctttctatttatgagttgggaaaagactatgagtagttctaggcattgtgttaaaagaaaatatacctaattttgaaatctCGAATTGGCAATGTTAGTTTTAGTCTAATGTACATGTATTGTTAAATGTATATATGGGATTGATATAAGTAATTGAAATGGTTGGAATTTGTAAATGGTGACATGTGTTGAATTGGATTTTAAGTTTGAATTGTCGGATAGGTAATTCTGGACAGAAATGTTGTTTGAATGGTAGCATATGAGATGTTGAGAGTATGTATGATGTTTAAATGGTATAGGTATGAATTTGGTTATTTGTTTAGTTGTTGTAAATTGGTTACTTTGAAAATAGTAGGTGATGTCGCAACGACAAATCCTCAACATCGCGACGTGATATCGATGGAGAGTGGCGTCGTGACCACGAACCCCCAATGTTGCGACAACACTCACTGTTTGTTCGAGGTCGCGGCGTGATACCCTCGACATCGCAGTGCCAATCt
The Gossypium raimondii isolate GPD5lz chromosome 8, ASM2569854v1, whole genome shotgun sequence DNA segment above includes these coding regions:
- the LOC105793518 gene encoding probable F-box protein At3g61730 codes for the protein MHQSDRVLRQFRFRQSIPVAPEVLDDHHKIDLQLESMARFISIFCYTEWTVNVYASVARGIARGAIGELFFLPIAITVWVSNSFAVGHANTSTVTILSRNQTVINCKNFTILSCLKLIISHSHIYSKRYEQDLWTYIARFLDGRSLVMLGATNKWFNSVIMQDCIWKFTCLRDLQVPDPGHVAFSWSKLYASVVDGSHSFIFRQQEKHIDWMRIGAFSFDSEVAFLSQRMSASVKIPKQENIGDMLQSCGSCLLRKIKTGIWIADLQLVRCPVCDQEKCEGTMQMLDARHIELFLNQGFQDGSWDYELVGSHEIKKKVRGAYGAIFDFKYLTSNSTAGIFDYKSWIGQPNDFQPKAIIALHAVAVNTNLQENQGVLIKYHTMRAGAEGEIVSIRISQQLL